The following DNA comes from Pseudorasbora parva isolate DD20220531a chromosome 8, ASM2467924v1, whole genome shotgun sequence.
acagttgcaagaaaaagtatgATTCGCTTGCAGAAtctgaaaatgtgaataattttaaataaataaaagagatcgtacaaaatgtgtaattttttatttagtgctggactaaataagatattttaaaagtttacatatagtccacaagacaaaaatgtTCGGCTCTTAATGCATTGTGTTTTCTTTCTGGAGCATCAGGgaatgtttgaaccttttttaatagttgtgtttaaTAGTTTAACACACAGTATTAAAAATCAatggttcataaacttttgaatgtggtcattttaataaattcagcttttttttctatatgtaaattattttaatgtaaaatatcttattcaggacagtaataaataaaaaataacatgcattttgtaggATCTctcttatttataaaaaattattcacatttgcACAGATTCTGTAAGCGGTTTGCATGCTTTTACTTGCAACTGTATATAGACAACAAATTACACAGCTCCTGTACTACTCTCCTTTGGAAAGGAATGACTCTGGTCTGTCATTTGTCAGAGATGAAAAGCGGCTTTTGAGATTTACAACGAGACTGATTTGTCAATCTTTTCAAGATTAAAGAGATACAGCAGGATCTAGATGAGCTCCGTTCCCAGAatgtcaaacaaacaaaaaaggtaACAGTTGATTTCATTTTAGCTTGATTTTGAAGTGCAAGAAATGAGACGGGGGCTTTAAATGTTTCTATGGTTGTCTTctcagtccagagcaatggacAGACTGGCTGCTGCACACAGGGGAGCTGTAAGAGCCATGCAGGTTTTTATCAACCAGCTGTCGGACCCTATGGAGAGCAGAGTGCCCACCCACTGTAAAGAGCTGGGACAGCTGATTCGCCAACTCTCTCTCTGCTCAGCCAAAGTGCAGGTGGGACAAGGATCTGCCGTACCAGAGACAGCCCTCGACATCCTGCAGAAATTAGAGGTGATGAATTCAACACACACTGTATAAATGCAAAACTGTATTCAAAACACTTATTTAATGGTGTGTTGTTTTTTATTCCTCAGATGCTTGACTCAGCACTCAGTAAGCAGGAAGAACCCAGGAAAAGAGATGTAGATTTGCATATTGTCAACCCAGTGGAAAAGACTTCTTGCCGGGTCAGAGCCCACAGCATGTCCCCTCCCCGTCCTGCCAGACGCCCAGCTGAGAGGACCTCACGAAGACCCCGAAAGTCAGCTGCTGCAAAAAAGCCTGGTGGTGAGTCATGATGACGAagaatttttcatttttcagcGTTCATTTTTCAAAGCGTTCATTTTTCATAAAGCTTTGTGGCGTTTTATCTGTATGCGCAGGGCCCCCCAAAAAGTATTCGGACACTTAAGCCACACTTAAAAGTCTGAACgtctttttattatataaaaaacatcaaaacaagTGGCATTTATTTTAAGCACATGCACACTTCTTCTTACAAAAGTTATAGcagcttttatttaaaaaaaatgtttttaaacatttttaacataTCTTTTAATATGTGACCTAGATGGtctaaaaatgtacaaatactTGTCTGTGCCTATTTATTATTTCATGTGAAAGCAATTTGTAGAGTGATTTTGGTTGTTCCCTGTGTAGGTATTTGATTTCAGGGTATTGCAAAAGAAAATCAGAGATTTTTGTTAATGTATGCAGGCAGCAGACTGCCAGGGAAGTCCCACAAGACTTCACAGGCCTTGGTGAAGGAGCGCAGTGAAGTTCTGAAGGCAGGACTAGAGAGCCTCATGCATCATCAAAAACTCAGTGAGGCAGAAGCACAGAAACCCAACAAAACTACCAGTGCCATCAACCCAGACCATGTTAaggttttttcttttatttttcaattattGATGTTAGTTTAGTTATAGTAAGTTTTGTAGAACTTTACCACTGTagtgcttttttattttatttgaatgtgattaccattctttttttcttttttttaaactaattcACAATTTTACCAGGCAACAAATTGGTCAAAAGTAGCAGttaaacatttatattgttacaaaagatttatctaaaataaatactgttctctTGAACGTCAAATAATCCtgaataaaatgaaatgaaaaccatggtttccacaaaaaatattaagcagcacaactgttttcaacattgaaaataatttcttgagcagcaaatcagcatattggaatgatttctgaaggatcatgtgactgaagactggagtaatgattctgaaaattcagctttgctatcACAGTAATGAACTTAACTTAAAATTactaaataatgaataatatttcataatatttctgcaaataaatgcagccttgatgagcatgagagacttcttttataaacaaaaaaaaatcaaaacaactCCAAACTTGTTAACAAAAGCATATATTTAAAGATATCTGCTTTTTGATGATTTTCGATGacagttttcaaaaaaatctaaatgataAAAGACACTATACCTCAAATTCTGCAGGCGGGTCATCTTCGTGATGTCAGCTTTCAGCAGCCCACTGTCTCATCCCGACTGAGAGAAAACCAGGTACCCCAGAAAGAGGCCACTGTGCCTTGGATGCCAACATCTCCTCACTCTCCTCCTCGCCCACGGTCTGCACATCCAGCCCTTTTATGCATTACTTATTTATATTTGTCTTGCACACAAGACTTGATATGCTTTAACATTTgtgttcaaaatgtatttatatacacgTGTAGTGCTGTGTCCAGCCGACCAGAGCCCAGATGTCTGTTCTCACCTCAAAAGAGCCCAGTAAAACAGAAGCCACAGACCAGTACACAGCTCAGCCCTTCATCACATGATAGAAAACAAGCCCAAAATGAAGCCCTCAGGTATGTCAGGAATCCTCTCTTATAATATccaaagaaataaaaatataatttctaaaTAATTATGACTGTGCGCAGTTTATATAAACTTTATAACTCCGTTATAAATCCTCAACTGTGAGATGCCCATGTTCGCTGTTGTTTATGTGACCGCAGTAAATGTTCTTGGTTGTGTATGTTTATTTGCAATAGGCAAGCCTGGTTGGACCGGGTGACTACAGACAGACTGAGAGAACTGAATCGTCTGAGTAAAGAAGAGACTGACCGCATTAACAAACTCCGGTACAACAGCAGCTGATTCATTATTATAGTTAACCAGTGGTTCAATGAACTGTGCACACAAAAAATGAATTATTGTTCTTGTTTAATTTagttaattaaaatgagctcaTGCAGAATTTAATTGGATGCAATCAAAATGGAAGTTGACAATCTATTTACTTTGGGGCTACTTGaataatgatttatgaaaatCCAGATCTAGACAAACTAGCTGgaaattaatttgtgttttttttttgtctcaagtCATCCATCTGTGTAGTTAATTTAACTTAATAAATATACCActacatttaacttttttatatGTAGGCCAAAATCTGTCAGTCCTTTGTATGTAGTAGACATGTTGGATTGCTTTGTTGGATCGCATGTAAtgcagtgcatccggaaagaattcacagcacttcactttttcccacattttgttatgttacagccttattccaaaatggattaaatgcattattatgttactcaattctacaaacaataccccataatgacaacattaaatacgttttttttttttttacctagcaaatttatttaaaataaaaatacaaaaaaaatgacatgtacataagtattcacagcctttggtcaatactttgttgaaacacctttggcaccaattacagcctcaagtctttttgagtgtgatgctacaagcttggcacacttatttttgggcagtttctcctattattctttgcaggacctctcaatctccatcaggttggatgagGAGCAtcagtgcacagccattttAAGATCTTAAATCTGGTTCAAGTCTGgactctggctgggccactaaaggacattcacagagttgtcctgtagccatttttttgatatcttggctgtgtgcttagggtccttgtcctgttggaaggtgaaccttaaCCACAGTGTTAGGTCCAgactctggagcaggttttcatcaaggatgacagcatgatgctgccacctcCATGCTTTACTGTACGGATGGTATTAGACAGGTGATGAGTGGTTCCTGGTTTCTTCCAGATATGACGCTttccattcaggccaaagagttcaatcttttttttatcagtcCAGGGAATTTTGTTTCTCATAGTCTGCGAGTCCTTTAGGTGCCTTTTGGCGAACTCCAGATTGGCTAACATGTGACTTCTGGCCACCATATTGGTGGAGTGCTGAAGAGATGGTTGTTCtcctggaaggttctcctctctccacagagaaatgctggagCACTGTCAGAGTGACAAtcgggttcttggtcacctcccttACTAAAGTAATTCTCCCCAGGATTGCTCAGTTTGGATTGCAAATACTGCGGAATTCTTTCTGTACCCTTCCCAAGATCTATGCctcgatacaatcctgtctcggaggtctacagacaattccttggacctaatggcttggtttgtgctctgacatgcactgttaactgtgggaccttatatagacaggtgtgtgcctttccaaatcatgtctaatcaactgaatttaccacaggtggactccaatcaagttgcAGAAACATCTTAAGGATGATCAGTGGTAAAACGATGCACCTGGGCTCAATTTTAAGTGTGAATACTTATTtacatgtgtaaaaaaaaatcctgttttattttttttatttttacaaatttgCAAATTTTTgtaaacaaacttctttcatgttgtcattatgggaCATTGTTTGTAGAACTAAggaaaaatatgaatttaatccattttggaataaggctgtaacacaattttttttggaaaaagtgaagcactgtgaatactttccagatgcaCTGTAACTACatgttagtaaaaaaaaaaaaaaatccttggaAAGTTTCCCTAAATTTTTGATTGCATGTTATGTGTATGTGGCCATGGTAGGACCACAGTGGGCTCGCCGACACAATGGGCGGAAAAAGCTGAGCGGGCCGCTAAAGAGAGAATTCAACCTTTGTTGGATCGAGCACAGgtaaacacattattttttctgtttctttttttaaaataatgtctGAAGAGACATGAAAAGACTGAGCGCTTCTCCAGACAggaatcattttgtttttaatatttaaaaaaaaaagtgtactgctgctcatccctgtgtgtgtaataagcagtgtTAGCAAGTTTTGCACATATTTGTGCACATAATATGTGCACATTGTGTGCATTTTACTAATGTGCTCTTTAAATAGCACAAGTTATTtgtgaatattgaatattattatttttcagttacctcaaaatagcaacgcaccGACAATGTGTCTGAACACACAGTTTTTAGATGAGCAACGAATGCATTTGGTATTTAAACAACGCAgcgctggatgtgaaaatgataacagTGTCAGGCCAAAACTAGCAAAAACCACTTGCATTGCACCTGGCATTGCATtgtgccgggtgtatgatagggtcCAGCGAGTCTCAGCAAGAGGTTTTAAGTCTACCATTGTGCCATTCCCCGCCAATATTTTTATGTTCTTCCCCTCAGGCATGTTGTGAACAGCTGTTGTGCTTGCATGTTGGCATTGATGTGAATAGACAGTCATTTGTTTATTTCTGTCTCATACTTGTACGGCAGGTAATCGAAGCAGGAAGTGACAATCTCAGAGAGCAATCGAAGGTTGCAGATAAGGTGAGAAACTCCCATACTTTTACTCTCGTTTTGATGAGCACTGACTTTTCAATCCATATTCATTTTACAAAAtttcacataaaaaagaaaatgtgagaAGGATTTATTTGAACATActtaacaaataataatatctGTTCTACGCTGTGTTGTAAATGCTGGCAGCCTGGGGCCAGAGCAGATGTCCTGAGCGAAGCTCTTCTGGATGATCTTCTAGAAGACGCAGCTCAAGCTCTGTGGGTGACTGAGAGGCAGCAGGTGGCCGAGACTGATGCTGAGAGGCAGCTGCGGGGGCCCACATTAGAGAGCATGTTGCTGAGGATGGAAGAGATGGAGGTCAGTGTGTAGGAGCTAAAGATACTGTTGATTTTAAGATCTGTGAGTTTAGAGTGATGCCACACATTTTGTAATGTAATGGACTGAATTTGGTAGATTAtagattgttttattattattattattattattattattattattattatgttgttaacatttaaaatagtaatttatatttggcattttatttttattattcgtTTTTCTTTTCCTGGAGGATATTTTCTTTGCATCACTTTGattggttaaataaataaattaaactggAGTATTAACTCGCGTGTCACACAAAGCTCTATTTTGTTTCTCAGAGAGACCAGGAAGATGTGCGTCGACGCTTTGCTATGATCACATACTCGGACCCTCTCATTTGGGAAAAAGGTACGGGTGAGACACAGGACCCCCACAGGCCACTCACATTCACAGTACATAGTAAAGGCATTTACACACAGAGACAATAACTATTAAGATAGCGATACATGTATAATTCTAAAAATCGTtctcaatattaaagaatagCAGAGTTCACACCACAGCTATAACGGTAATAGCACAGTGAAACGATGtaattggaatcactttcagaacaattttatccagctgatgaacgataaaaacattgacagcctgCTTTAATGAGCTCAAGCATTTAAAGCTGCAGACAAGCATGCacttataataaacagaacGATACCGTTGGTGTGGATGCTtaatatagttatctttatagttgTGATTATATTTATAGTTATCGTACTTGGTGTGAACGGTCCTTAAGACTGACAAAATTAGTTATCAGTTGTCCTTTAGAGAGCGTTAAAAGGTCAGTCTCTACACTTTGTCCTTGGAGAGAGATACAAGTATGTGCTCTGCATTGTGTTTGGCTGACATGACAGTGGTATCCACCAGATGGCAGCAGTGTAACACGTCCTGTGTGTTGCAGACACTCCGAGGAATATTTCCAGCTCCAGGCCAACCTCTCCTCAGCCAATCCGACTGACGAAACCAGTCCTGAAGGCACCCGGCACAGCCGACATCCTCCTGCAAAAGCCAGTGGAGACTGGGTGAGTGACTGTCGTCTGATTTTAGAGTGGATTGACTGCATATACGCCAAGCACATTTCAATCAGTCACAATTTAACCAGTCTTCACTTGAATTTGCAGAAGAGCACATTGACCAAATTTTTTTTGCACTGCAATATCTGTCTGTTTTGGGAGAATTCAATAACAGCCACAAGGAAATCAAAATCTTAAAACTGTCTCTCCCTCCACCCCCTCCTTCTGTAGTTCTGCCAAGAGAGAGCGGGAGCCTCGCTTCTTTCTGCCCAAATCTTTGGCAGCAGCTGTGGCTCAGTAAatgaatgaggaaaataaaagaataaatagGGACAGTCTTGAGGGCGTGAGAGTTGCCTAAAATGAGTGAGATGGGAAATTTAGTGGAACAGGTTCAATAGATGCATTAGAAGATTAAAATGCTTTCTCCTCTTCGGCTTCAGCTCACAGTGAGGCCCTTCAGCTCTGTGAACGCAGTGTAAACATTCGGCCTCCactttcttttcctctctcaACATAGGAGCACAATGTCTAAACAAACTTCAAAGCACCATCTCATGTCTAATCTCAGGGAATTACAGCAGCGTCTACAAGGCTTTCAAGTGTGCATTCGCTCTGCTACATATTGACTAAAATGATCAGCtcacatttcaataatttatatttgcatttattcaTGTAGCAAAAGTTTTTATCAAAGCGACAACAAACAAATCATTATGAGTGCTGCAATACAAAATATTATGTACAAACTAGTATAGAGGTGCAAGTGTGACAGTGAAGAGTAGAGAGCATGcagtatgtgtatgtgtaataGTATATATCGCTGAGTTGTTCAAAAC
Coding sequences within:
- the kiaa0753 gene encoding protein moonraker isoform X1, with product MISDFQRGSAMTIADLSPVNREWIKKGSSVSQIAGLQTQLQFNNIAAPSVLNRGTRVGPPSPILIEKLIPRTERQDDMESCSSSLRLSVLSEERLQAAVRLARRDLRRKRQESISRSSLEPVERSPIISPERSNTDFIPRVVYPKMSGPKKQTKNSDQVLVYTPQKPKSQLKQVQTPTKDPHPRVNSNEPLLSQEIRKLHKELSTYIQRIEQLANKGRVVEVLEPDEKHRMEIRRQEQATRSARIIYVLQQQIKEIQQDLDELRSQNVKQTKKSRAMDRLAAAHRGAVRAMQVFINQLSDPMESRVPTHCKELGQLIRQLSLCSAKVQVGQGSAVPETALDILQKLEMLDSALSKQEEPRKRDVDLHIVNPVEKTSCRVRAHSMSPPRPARRPAERTSRRPRKSAAAKKPGGSRLPGKSHKTSQALVKERSEVLKAGLESLMHHQKLSEAEAQKPNKTTSAINPDHVKAGHLRDVSFQQPTVSSRLRENQVPQKEATVPWMPTSPHSPPRPRAVSSRPEPRCLFSPQKSPVKQKPQTSTQLSPSSHDRKQAQNEALRQAWLDRVTTDRLRELNRLSKEETDRINKLRTTVGSPTQWAEKAERAAKERIQPLLDRAQVIEAGSDNLREQSKVADKPGARADVLSEALLDDLLEDAAQALWVTERQQVAETDAERQLRGPTLESMLLRMEEMERDQEDVRRRFAMITYSDPLIWEKDTPRNISSSRPTSPQPIRLTKPVLKAPGTADILLQKPVETGVASDTSMLDEESLTLNDPSHPVSAAGERTQGAYLTVPPSMQRSIQKYRENHDAFLCLVSHEALGSFNPWAIADSLADELMAEALADVAAEFQDVCEEYAEAVFTSEFLQPVQSPTTSVS
- the kiaa0753 gene encoding protein moonraker isoform X2; protein product: MISDFQRGSAMTIADLSPVNREWIKKGSSVSQIAGLQTQLQFNNIAAPSVLNRGTRVGPPSPILIEKLIPRTERQDDMESCSSSLRLSVLSEERLQAAVRLARRDLRRKRQESISRSSLEPVERSPIISPERSNTDFIPRVVYPKMSGPKKQTKNSDQVLVYTPQKPKSQLKQVQTPTKDPHPRVNSNEPLLSQEIRKLHKELSTYIQRIEQLANKGRVVEVLEPDEKHRMEIRRQEQATRSARIIYVLQQQIKEIQQDLDELRSQNVKQTKKSRAMDRLAAAHRGAVRAMQVFINQLSDPMESRVPTHCKELGQLIRQLSLCSAKVQVGQGSAVPETALDILQKLEMLDSALSKQEEPRKRDVDLHIVNPVEKTSCRVRAHSMSPPRPARRPAERTSRRPRKSAAAKKPGGSRLPGKSHKTSQALVKERSEVLKAGLESLMHHQKLSEAEAQKPNKTTSAINPDHAGHLRDVSFQQPTVSSRLRENQVPQKEATVPWMPTSPHSPPRPRAVSSRPEPRCLFSPQKSPVKQKPQTSTQLSPSSHDRKQAQNEALRQAWLDRVTTDRLRELNRLSKEETDRINKLRTTVGSPTQWAEKAERAAKERIQPLLDRAQVIEAGSDNLREQSKVADKPGARADVLSEALLDDLLEDAAQALWVTERQQVAETDAERQLRGPTLESMLLRMEEMERDQEDVRRRFAMITYSDPLIWEKDTPRNISSSRPTSPQPIRLTKPVLKAPGTADILLQKPVETGVASDTSMLDEESLTLNDPSHPVSAAGERTQGAYLTVPPSMQRSIQKYRENHDAFLCLVSHEALGSFNPWAIADSLADELMAEALADVAAEFQDVCEEYAEAVFTSEFLQPVQSPTTSVS